A stretch of the Bradyrhizobium arachidis genome encodes the following:
- a CDS encoding DUF983 domain-containing protein: MTNNGSISLAKAMWRGFRGKCPHCGEGHLFARFLKVADRCEACGEEFFHHRADDLPAYLVIVVVGHLVVPAILAIETAYAPAVWLQLAVWLPVTLIASIALLQPTKGAVVGLQWQVGMHGFEDSKHRREAGELALARAGTTARAA, translated from the coding sequence TGGCGAAGGCGATGTGGCGCGGCTTCCGCGGCAAGTGCCCGCATTGCGGCGAGGGCCATCTGTTCGCCCGCTTCCTGAAGGTCGCCGATCGCTGCGAGGCCTGCGGCGAAGAATTCTTCCACCACCGCGCCGACGATCTTCCGGCCTATCTCGTGATCGTCGTGGTCGGCCATCTCGTGGTGCCGGCGATCCTCGCGATCGAGACCGCCTATGCGCCGGCCGTGTGGTTGCAACTCGCGGTCTGGCTGCCGGTGACGTTGATCGCTTCGATCGCATTGCTGCAGCCCACCAAGGGCGCGGTCGTCGGGCTGCAATGGCAGGTCGGCATGCACGGCTTTGAGGACAGCAAGCATCGGCGCGAGGCAGGTGAGCTCGCGCTGGCCAGGGCCGGCACGACGGCACGCGCGGCCTAA
- a CDS encoding alpha/beta fold hydrolase — protein METPMTASSPKTFLLCHGAWSGGWAWKKMHPLMARAGHRLIAPTYTGLGERSHLANPSVDLDTHIQDILNVIKYEDLHDFVLLGHSYGGMVATGVADRARERITQMIYLDAFVPRDGQSLFDLNEGGREPMRKAATSGDGYRIPPNPPPPDTPPADLDWLNARRVNMPIKCFETRLKLEHGEPQMPRSYIYCARIPPGDVFGQFAGRAKSEAGWGYFELDASHAPNVTAPEALMQVLQEIVG, from the coding sequence ATGGAAACGCCGATGACCGCAAGCTCGCCGAAGACCTTCCTGCTTTGCCATGGCGCCTGGTCCGGCGGCTGGGCCTGGAAGAAGATGCATCCGCTGATGGCGCGGGCCGGCCACCGGCTGATCGCGCCGACCTATACCGGGCTCGGCGAGCGCTCGCATCTGGCCAATCCCTCTGTTGATCTCGATACGCATATCCAGGACATCCTCAACGTCATCAAGTATGAGGATCTCCACGACTTCGTGCTGCTCGGCCACAGCTATGGCGGCATGGTCGCAACCGGGGTCGCCGATCGCGCCCGCGAGCGCATCACGCAAATGATCTATCTCGACGCCTTCGTGCCGCGCGACGGCCAGTCGCTGTTCGATCTCAACGAGGGCGGGCGCGAGCCGATGCGCAAGGCGGCCACATCGGGCGACGGTTATCGCATCCCGCCCAATCCGCCGCCGCCGGACACGCCGCCGGCCGATCTCGACTGGCTCAACGCCCGCCGCGTCAACATGCCGATCAAATGCTTCGAGACGAGGTTGAAGCTCGAGCATGGCGAGCCGCAAATGCCGCGCAGCTATATCTATTGCGCGCGCATTCCGCCGGGCGATGTGTTCGGGCAGTTCGCCGGGCGCGCGAAGAGCGAGGCGGGCTGGGGCTATTTCGAGCTCGATGCGAGCCATGCGCCGAATGTGACGGCGCCGGAGGCGCTGATGCAGGTGCTGCAGGAGATCGTGGGATAG